The Sphingobacterium bambusae genome includes a window with the following:
- a CDS encoding RNA polymerase sigma factor, whose protein sequence is MDDKQLLEGIISSRQLAFSTFFHSYWKDFYSYVQRIVNDDDESIDILQDTFATLWENREKLAHVQSLKGYVYTIIHHKAVASIKNNIKLRNLKDELYAYFPQHDDRLIHEVNARELATLIQEEIQKLPPRMREIFLLSRNEQLSYREIAQQLAISENTVKKQVSLSLKQLKQRIDNAYVTKSVGAVSICKALALIDQL, encoded by the coding sequence ATGGATGACAAACAGCTATTAGAAGGAATAATTTCAAGTCGACAACTGGCCTTTTCAACCTTTTTCCATTCCTACTGGAAGGATTTCTACAGCTATGTACAAAGAATTGTAAACGATGATGACGAAAGTATCGATATTTTACAAGACACTTTTGCAACTCTATGGGAAAACCGCGAAAAGCTTGCTCACGTACAGTCATTAAAGGGATATGTATACACAATAATCCATCACAAAGCAGTTGCTAGCATCAAAAACAACATCAAATTGCGAAATCTAAAGGATGAGCTCTACGCCTACTTCCCACAGCACGATGACAGATTGATCCACGAAGTGAATGCGCGCGAGCTAGCGACATTGATTCAGGAAGAAATTCAAAAACTTCCCCCGCGCATGCGGGAGATATTTTTGTTGAGCAGAAACGAACAGCTTTCTTACAGAGAGATCGCGCAGCAGTTAGCTATCTCCGAAAATACCGTCAAAAAACAGGTTAGCCTCTCGTTGAAACAGCTAAAGCAACGCATAGATAATGCCTATGTCACCAAATCTGTGGGTGCCGTAAGTATTTGCAAGGCGCTTGCGCTTATTGACCAACTGTAA
- a CDS encoding SusC/RagA family TonB-linked outer membrane protein: protein MKLCIALIFSIVQVNAAVFAQKATIQVKNEPLEKVFESLRKQTGYDFLYVSADLKGTKPVTISYRDSPITTILNAIFENQPLTYSIKKEMVLVQRKQASLKQKQALQDTTQRKISGVVKSPQGAALVGASVSVQGAKTEGTYTDASGNFVIHAPVNAVLSVSYVGFKSTPVSIGEQTWYEVVLADSSSMLEEVVVAAMGIQRKRKTLAYSSAEISGSSLSEARETNVANALTGKIAGVDATQVASGPGGSSRVVIRGNGSLNSNQQPLYVINGIPMNNNNKGGGTNTTGLNIDRGDGISSINPDDIESMTVLKSGAAAALYGSQAANGVILITTKKGAARQGIGVEFRSNAMIGTPSAYPNFQYEYGSGNDGIKPLTRAQALSAGRLSYGAPIDGSPVVQFDGVERPYSAVNVKDNINSFYRPSMDLTNSIAFSGGSDAINYRVSLSDLRSQAQTPNSTFKRKTGNLSLQSKLGKNDFLKLESTIQYNREDRNNIAGVGYAERNPSWAVYLIGNTVDINSLKPGADENGNEIQWNPVPAAPNPWFLVNNTGNSDDRDRFIGQFSAQVNFMDNLYARGTIARDWESIDYMDYSPIGTAFTPRGLYNSNQEQNVKTNYLGMINYTSDFSEDWGFTAMVGGQADRNAYTFSEINGREFIVPDFISYTNLSILDNPNRIDTRWGTNSVFGQVDFNYQSYLNLTVTGRQDWFSTLNRQNNSIFYPSLGGSFIVSELVKMPWKMNFLKVRANWAQVGSSNVGPGDVIRMYEIRTGGFRGTTVQDGSSELIDVNLKPLTVTTTEGGFEMNFFNNRLGIDATYYSRITTNDILKPNISQTSGFLSGFINAGKIANKGVELMITGTPIRKGDFSWNVTYNYAYNQSKIVELAPGLDFVEVGTSISSAVRILNAVGMPYGTVRGWSLLKDEQGRQVYNATSGYEERVEADLGIANPPHTMGLNNQFQYKNFGLSFLVDAKFGAVAFNNMWTYAMRFGLTKNTLPGRDNPDGLTVEGVDREGNPFTKTWPQAQLDTYYNNRGVMYSELQTFSTDFVKLRELVFSYRIPARKLGLKGIESASIGIVGRNLAILYRDKAVRDAGLDPEMQQTVGNATGTAGTGEPRTRNFGFNLSVKF from the coding sequence GTGAAACTATGCATAGCACTGATCTTCTCGATTGTACAGGTTAACGCAGCGGTCTTCGCACAGAAGGCAACGATCCAAGTGAAAAACGAACCGCTCGAAAAAGTGTTCGAAAGTCTACGTAAACAAACGGGATACGATTTCCTCTATGTTTCTGCAGATTTGAAGGGAACAAAACCGGTGACTATTAGTTACCGCGATTCCCCTATCACGACGATACTGAATGCGATCTTCGAAAATCAACCCCTAACGTATTCCATTAAAAAAGAAATGGTGCTTGTGCAGCGAAAACAGGCTTCATTAAAACAAAAACAGGCTCTACAGGACACTACACAACGCAAAATATCGGGTGTAGTTAAGAGCCCTCAAGGCGCGGCGCTTGTCGGCGCATCGGTCAGCGTGCAAGGTGCCAAAACCGAAGGCACCTATACGGACGCTTCGGGAAACTTCGTTATTCATGCTCCGGTGAACGCAGTGCTATCGGTGTCTTATGTAGGCTTCAAGTCTACTCCCGTCAGCATCGGTGAACAAACGTGGTATGAAGTGGTCCTTGCCGATTCTTCCAGCATGCTGGAAGAAGTTGTCGTCGCAGCGATGGGTATACAACGGAAACGTAAAACACTAGCCTATTCTAGCGCCGAAATTAGTGGCTCCTCCCTCAGCGAAGCGCGTGAAACTAACGTTGCCAATGCGCTTACCGGAAAGATTGCTGGCGTAGATGCTACGCAGGTGGCATCAGGGCCAGGCGGATCCAGCCGCGTTGTGATCCGTGGTAATGGGTCGCTGAACAGCAACCAGCAGCCGCTCTATGTGATCAATGGTATACCGATGAACAATAACAATAAGGGTGGTGGCACAAATACTACGGGGCTTAACATCGACCGTGGTGACGGAATTTCAAGCATCAATCCAGACGATATCGAGTCCATGACCGTCTTGAAAAGTGGAGCGGCAGCAGCGTTGTACGGTAGCCAAGCGGCGAACGGTGTTATCTTGATCACCACCAAAAAAGGGGCGGCAAGACAAGGGATCGGCGTTGAGTTCCGCTCCAACGCCATGATCGGAACACCCAGTGCCTACCCCAATTTCCAGTATGAATATGGATCAGGAAACGATGGTATTAAACCTCTAACGAGGGCACAAGCACTTAGTGCTGGCCGCCTTTCCTATGGAGCACCTATCGATGGTTCACCGGTGGTGCAGTTTGACGGCGTAGAACGCCCCTACTCGGCGGTCAACGTGAAAGACAATATCAATAGTTTTTATCGCCCCAGTATGGACCTTACCAATTCCATCGCCTTCAGCGGAGGTTCGGACGCAATCAACTATCGTGTGTCATTATCCGATCTACGGTCGCAGGCGCAAACACCTAATTCCACCTTTAAACGCAAAACAGGAAATCTTAGTCTGCAGTCTAAATTGGGAAAAAACGACTTCCTGAAACTGGAGTCGACCATCCAATACAATCGGGAAGACCGAAACAATATTGCTGGTGTCGGTTATGCCGAAAGAAATCCCTCTTGGGCAGTCTACTTGATCGGAAATACGGTGGATATCAACTCTTTGAAACCGGGTGCTGACGAAAATGGCAATGAGATCCAGTGGAATCCAGTTCCTGCGGCACCCAACCCTTGGTTTTTGGTTAACAACACCGGCAACAGCGATGATCGCGACCGCTTTATCGGCCAATTTTCGGCACAGGTAAACTTCATGGACAACCTGTATGCGCGAGGAACGATAGCCCGTGACTGGGAATCTATAGATTATATGGATTACAGCCCAATAGGTACTGCATTTACGCCACGCGGTCTATACAATTCCAATCAGGAGCAAAACGTAAAGACCAATTACCTCGGGATGATCAACTATACATCCGACTTTTCGGAGGATTGGGGCTTTACCGCCATGGTCGGTGGTCAAGCTGACCGAAATGCCTATACCTTCAGTGAGATCAATGGGCGTGAATTCATCGTTCCCGACTTTATCAGTTACACAAATCTATCGATCTTAGACAACCCCAATCGTATAGACACGCGCTGGGGAACAAATTCGGTATTCGGCCAAGTAGACTTCAACTACCAGTCCTACCTAAACTTAACCGTTACGGGAAGGCAAGACTGGTTCTCCACTTTAAACCGGCAGAACAACTCGATATTCTATCCTTCCTTAGGTGGTAGTTTTATCGTTTCGGAGCTTGTTAAAATGCCGTGGAAGATGAACTTCTTAAAAGTACGTGCCAACTGGGCACAAGTGGGCAGTAGCAACGTAGGCCCGGGTGATGTCATCCGTATGTACGAAATCCGTACTGGCGGTTTCCGTGGCACTACTGTGCAAGACGGTAGCAGCGAGCTGATCGACGTTAACCTGAAGCCGCTTACAGTAACCACCACAGAAGGAGGTTTTGAAATGAATTTCTTTAACAACCGATTAGGCATCGATGCGACCTATTACAGCCGAATCACGACCAACGACATCTTAAAACCTAACATCTCGCAAACCAGCGGTTTCCTGTCGGGCTTCATCAATGCCGGTAAGATAGCTAACAAGGGTGTAGAGTTAATGATTACCGGTACCCCCATCAGAAAAGGCGACTTCAGCTGGAATGTGACCTATAACTATGCGTACAACCAGAGTAAAATCGTTGAGTTGGCTCCCGGCCTAGACTTTGTGGAGGTTGGCACCAGTATTTCCAGCGCCGTGCGTATCCTCAATGCTGTAGGTATGCCTTACGGAACGGTACGCGGATGGAGTTTGCTGAAAGATGAGCAAGGCAGACAGGTGTACAACGCGACAAGTGGTTACGAAGAACGCGTAGAAGCAGACCTTGGTATCGCCAACCCTCCGCACACTATGGGACTAAACAACCAGTTCCAATACAAAAACTTCGGATTAAGTTTCTTGGTCGATGCCAAATTCGGGGCAGTGGCTTTCAACAATATGTGGACATACGCCATGCGTTTCGGATTAACAAAGAATACCCTTCCGGGACGGGACAATCCGGATGGATTGACGGTTGAAGGTGTGGATCGCGAAGGCAATCCTTTTACCAAAACTTGGCCGCAAGCACAATTGGATACCTACTACAACAATCGCGGGGTGATGTACTCCGAACTACAAACATTCAGCACCGACTTTGTGAAGCTTCGGGAGCTGGTTTTCAGCTACCGCATTCCTGCGCGTAAACTCGGCCTGAAAGGAATTGAATCCGCCAGTATAGGTATTGTAGGCCGTAACCTTGCTATTCTATACCGCGACAAGGCAGTACGCGATGCTGGACTCGATCCCGAAATGCAACAAACGGTGGGTAATGCAACCGGTACCGCAGGAACGGGTGAACCGCGCACAAGAAATTTCGGATTCAATTTAAGTGTTAAATTCTAA
- a CDS encoding FecR family protein, protein MPDHLDTLLTKYLNGSCTEEEQQLVDLWLIKRGHDRGTSIDTAREEQVKALVFAQLQQLIHADNSFERPGAGSQKGIPAIKRRKFVRAIAAAAVILAIFSAGIFYLNEWHDTQRTALVEGSFANRAVHERPLGYQINVQGKSYNIDSLPINEEIEIAGAILQKKSSNILSYKPLKQLKDQTNNSYHSVSVPSGKDLHLYLPDGSKVWINTESTLHFPTVTTEKRQLYLSGEAFFEVASDKEHPFIVESRDFAVRATGTQFNVRAYADEDVQSTTLVEGKVDIRSDRSLKKLSPNQQWQMKAGQEGSIKPVDVSCVLGNRDGYFVFQNNDLKHIMSEVARWYAIDVNYVGEIKNKEFGGTFSKKRSLDELLDYLRDLGGYHIIREGRRVSIMP, encoded by the coding sequence ATGCCCGATCACCTAGATACGTTACTGACGAAGTACCTCAACGGCTCCTGTACAGAAGAGGAGCAACAACTTGTTGATCTATGGTTGATCAAACGCGGCCACGATCGCGGCACTTCCATTGATACAGCGCGAGAAGAACAAGTTAAAGCCCTCGTTTTTGCACAGCTGCAACAACTTATTCATGCTGACAACAGTTTCGAAAGGCCTGGTGCTGGTTCACAAAAAGGCATACCCGCCATCAAGCGAAGGAAATTCGTGCGTGCAATTGCTGCTGCCGCTGTAATTTTGGCTATTTTTAGTGCCGGAATTTTCTATCTTAACGAATGGCATGATACGCAGCGTACCGCACTTGTTGAAGGTTCCTTTGCCAACAGAGCCGTCCACGAACGCCCCTTAGGTTATCAAATTAACGTACAAGGAAAATCCTACAATATCGACAGCTTGCCAATAAACGAAGAGATAGAAATAGCTGGAGCTATACTGCAAAAAAAATCAAGCAATATACTATCTTACAAACCGTTAAAACAACTAAAAGATCAAACAAACAATAGCTACCACAGTGTGTCTGTGCCATCAGGAAAGGACCTGCATCTCTATCTACCCGATGGCTCCAAAGTATGGATCAACACCGAATCTACGTTACATTTTCCGACCGTGACTACTGAAAAACGACAACTTTACCTCAGCGGAGAAGCCTTTTTCGAGGTTGCCTCGGATAAAGAACATCCCTTTATCGTCGAGAGTCGGGATTTTGCCGTACGTGCCACAGGAACGCAATTTAATGTACGTGCCTACGCCGACGAAGATGTACAGAGTACAACCTTGGTAGAGGGTAAAGTAGATATCCGGAGTGATCGCTCCCTAAAAAAACTAAGTCCCAATCAGCAGTGGCAGATGAAGGCAGGTCAGGAAGGAAGCATAAAGCCTGTCGATGTATCCTGTGTCCTAGGTAATAGGGATGGATACTTTGTGTTCCAGAACAATGATCTCAAACATATCATGAGCGAAGTAGCACGTTGGTATGCCATCGATGTAAATTATGTCGGTGAAATAAAAAATAAAGAATTTGGTGGAACTTTTTCCAAAAAACGTAGTCTTGACGAATTGCTGGACTATTTAAGGGATCTCGGTGGCTACCACATCATACGAGAAGGAAGGAGGGTGAGCATTATGCCATAG
- a CDS encoding SusD/RagB family nutrient-binding outer membrane lipoprotein, producing the protein MKSTYITSFTHLICCLTAVLLYTGCNPESLTEMNRDVNRIDRVIPEYMFTGALLDMPQHSYTVLAQGMQYFSTYKEVAGVGDKYYSFNGTEAPFYFYTGTTENNLWIGKLNRLYQIEKALENQTEDGVNNVNKLALIRILKVYFYHQLTDVAGDIPYFEARLGEEGTLSPKYDTQQAIYEDLFKELDEAAASLDEGSPGFGSADLFFAGDISKWKKFAYTLMLRLGMRLTKADETLARTWVQKAIAGGVMSQEADIAYIGYASSPGSLNYKINSYVNGDYNSAGGDNVEGGKYAATFINHLKTTADPRLPVLSVVWVRNADGSYRADNSIEAQRGMVSGSLNTFPSDFDSYSEPSRLYLNTSSPIIILGPAEAYLLLAEAAIRGWYTGSTATQAYNQGVTMAMKQWALWPDVAPHSGRISDQQISSYLLANPFLAAGSFEQQFAQINTQKWVSLFGDDYEVFANWRRTNYPQLISVNYPGNVTGGQMFRRFYIPLNENLTNRANYLEALQRQGFSEFTADNLTTRVWWDRQ; encoded by the coding sequence ATGAAATCAACCTATATCACATCCTTCACGCACCTCATCTGTTGTCTCACGGCAGTATTGCTGTACACGGGCTGTAATCCGGAGTCGCTAACAGAGATGAACCGCGATGTCAATCGCATCGACCGCGTGATTCCCGAGTACATGTTTACCGGTGCGCTATTGGATATGCCACAACACAGCTACACGGTGTTGGCGCAAGGCATGCAATATTTCTCTACCTACAAGGAGGTAGCTGGCGTGGGCGATAAATACTACAGCTTCAATGGAACGGAAGCGCCGTTCTACTTCTATACGGGCACCACAGAAAACAATCTCTGGATCGGTAAGCTAAATCGCCTTTACCAAATAGAAAAGGCCTTGGAAAACCAAACGGAAGACGGTGTGAACAACGTCAACAAATTGGCACTTATCCGTATTTTGAAGGTTTATTTCTATCACCAACTAACCGATGTTGCTGGCGACATCCCCTACTTCGAGGCACGTCTAGGGGAAGAAGGTACCTTAAGCCCTAAGTACGACACACAACAAGCTATTTACGAAGATCTATTCAAAGAACTTGACGAGGCAGCGGCGTCCCTAGACGAAGGCAGTCCAGGCTTCGGTAGCGCCGATCTATTCTTCGCTGGCGATATCAGCAAGTGGAAAAAATTTGCATATACGCTTATGCTACGTTTAGGCATGCGTTTGACCAAAGCCGACGAAACATTAGCGCGCACTTGGGTACAAAAGGCCATCGCTGGTGGCGTAATGAGCCAAGAGGCCGACATCGCTTACATCGGCTATGCTTCGAGCCCGGGCAGTCTAAACTACAAAATAAACAGCTATGTGAATGGCGATTACAATTCTGCAGGCGGAGACAATGTTGAAGGTGGAAAGTATGCTGCTACCTTCATCAACCACCTCAAAACAACAGCGGATCCGCGCTTACCGGTATTATCGGTAGTTTGGGTGCGAAATGCAGATGGTTCTTATCGCGCAGACAACAGCATTGAAGCACAACGCGGCATGGTGAGCGGTAGCCTAAATACTTTTCCATCCGATTTCGATAGCTATTCCGAGCCATCACGTCTTTACCTCAACACCTCCTCGCCCATCATCATCTTAGGCCCTGCAGAAGCTTATCTACTGCTTGCCGAGGCGGCCATCCGAGGCTGGTATACTGGATCGACGGCAACGCAGGCCTACAATCAGGGCGTAACCATGGCCATGAAGCAGTGGGCACTGTGGCCCGATGTGGCTCCACATAGCGGCCGCATCAGCGATCAACAAATCAGCAGCTACCTGCTGGCCAACCCATTCCTAGCTGCCGGATCGTTCGAGCAGCAGTTTGCACAGATCAATACCCAAAAATGGGTAAGCCTCTTTGGAGATGATTATGAGGTATTCGCCAACTGGCGGCGCACAAACTACCCGCAGCTCATATCCGTAAATTACCCCGGCAACGTAACAGGCGGGCAGATGTTCCGTCGGTTTTACATCCCACTCAACGAAAATTTAACCAACAGAGCCAACTATTTAGAGGCTTTACAAAGGCAAGGATTTTCTGAGTTTACAGCGGATAACCTAACCACCAGGGTATGGTGGGATCGCCAATAA
- a CDS encoding ATP-binding protein: MTTHTTESTEQFLLGGGEMGKLIRGMDWSKTPLGAIETWPQSLRTSVSLCLSSSFPILIAWGPEKIQIYNDSYRPICGAKHPASMGMNFRICWETALEVVGDAFTRTEQQGEGTYINDQRMFLDRYGYLEEAFMTFSFAPIRDESGGVGGIFHPITETTVKILSGRRTHALRELGAALGNTKSVQEISLVAADKYAEYELDIPFLLCYQFNHEDGVAQLISTSGLAVDASLSPGSINLSDNDIWSFLEVIETGNYLQLNGLEERFGEFSSGPYPESPRSALVLPLRITGKEELFGVLVAGVSSRRSLDDEYLNFYDQLTNTYNTALSSVYSYEQEQKRAEALAEIDRSKTAFFSNVSHEFRTPLTLMLGPLEDILAGSEATESLRQSLTSVHRNAERLLKLVNNLLDYSRVEAGRMQAVYQKVALAEFTADLSSSFRSIIEKAGMHLIVSCATLTKPVYVDKQMWEKIVLNLLSNAFKYTMQGHISVELLEEDDRVVLHVSDTGIGIPERELPHMFERFHRVENAAGRTHEGSGIGLSLVQELLHLHQGTISVASEEGVGSVFTVSMPFGKEHLPADKVLDEHKNLEPLSVKGAFLQEAISLLPQDRETSLAKDSWHRDLDLAHDVLSEDKDAKILIVDDNADMRTYLRRLIDPYFSTLIAINGVDALEKIAIYKPDLVLSDMMMPIMDGKALLENIRNDIETINLPVIFLSARAGEEARIDGLEAGADDYLVKPFSAAELLTKIRAQIKITRARDHAEKQLRRLLLNAPVAIAVYRGARHIIEIANHRMLSYWARSLTDVVGQPLFDVLPGLVPQGLEHIMDSVYATGDPFAHQKMPVVLDRHGSEVTTYINLTVEALIEPDGRISGVIAVAADVTDLALANLEVKKASDTLTLALDAANLGIWKTDWGTDNLIFSDRACAMHGVSQHESLSFSKTLYVIKAVHRARFLNAVSEAVAAKGTFSETYEIEPFDGTKAKWVHSTGKVELDNHGNVVSVIGTLRDVTEEKEDDQRKSDFISMVSHEMKTPLTSISAFTQLLQVHAKRQADNYAFDKLERVYGQAKKMSALINGFLDVSRLRGSGKIHLNVSHYDFNDLVQEILRDIQDVYASHTLLFVPEGAMELSGDRDKIGSVISNLVSNAIKYSPGKTEVRVAAHFSADSVVFSCSDDGMGIKEEEISRLFDRFYRADSRQVEHIGGFGIGLYICAEIVKKHGGEIWAESSPNKGSTFYVRLPHEIHRDRSKNGLVNLDKN, encoded by the coding sequence ATGACTACACATACAACAGAAAGTACCGAACAATTTCTTTTAGGCGGTGGTGAAATGGGCAAACTTATCCGCGGCATGGATTGGTCTAAGACTCCTTTGGGCGCGATAGAAACATGGCCGCAGAGCTTGCGTACATCGGTGAGCCTTTGCTTGTCCTCCTCATTTCCCATTTTAATAGCTTGGGGACCTGAAAAAATACAGATCTATAATGATAGCTATAGGCCTATTTGCGGTGCCAAACATCCAGCATCTATGGGGATGAATTTCCGTATCTGCTGGGAAACGGCATTGGAGGTCGTTGGCGATGCCTTTACACGTACGGAGCAACAAGGTGAAGGTACTTATATTAACGATCAACGTATGTTTTTGGATCGCTACGGCTATCTAGAAGAAGCTTTTATGACTTTTTCTTTTGCGCCAATACGTGACGAGTCGGGTGGTGTGGGTGGTATTTTTCACCCTATTACGGAGACAACTGTTAAGATATTAAGTGGTCGTCGCACACATGCGTTGCGCGAATTAGGAGCGGCGCTGGGTAACACGAAGAGTGTGCAAGAGATTAGTCTGGTAGCTGCAGATAAATATGCTGAATATGAGTTAGATATACCATTCTTATTATGTTATCAATTTAATCATGAAGACGGAGTTGCCCAGTTGATTTCTACTTCTGGATTAGCTGTTGATGCGAGCCTATCGCCCGGATCCATAAATCTTTCAGATAACGATATTTGGTCTTTTTTGGAAGTAATAGAAACTGGAAACTATCTTCAGCTAAACGGTCTTGAAGAACGATTTGGCGAATTTTCCAGCGGACCATATCCTGAATCTCCGCGATCGGCATTGGTGCTTCCATTGCGGATTACGGGAAAGGAAGAGCTGTTCGGTGTTTTGGTCGCAGGCGTCAGCTCTAGAAGATCACTCGATGACGAATACTTAAATTTTTACGATCAACTTACCAACACGTACAATACAGCGTTGTCGAGTGTCTATTCTTATGAGCAGGAGCAGAAGCGGGCGGAAGCGCTTGCCGAAATTGATCGCTCTAAAACGGCATTTTTTAGCAATGTAAGTCATGAATTTCGAACGCCGCTTACGCTAATGTTAGGCCCGTTGGAGGATATCCTAGCGGGCTCGGAAGCGACGGAATCACTTAGGCAATCGCTTACCTCAGTACATCGAAATGCGGAGCGGTTATTGAAACTGGTGAACAACTTATTGGATTACAGCAGGGTGGAGGCTGGTCGTATGCAAGCTGTATACCAAAAGGTGGCGCTAGCGGAATTTACAGCAGATTTGTCAAGTAGCTTTCGCTCCATTATCGAGAAAGCGGGGATGCATCTGATAGTGTCTTGTGCAACGCTGACAAAGCCAGTTTACGTTGATAAACAAATGTGGGAGAAAATCGTGTTGAATTTGCTATCCAATGCATTTAAATATACCATGCAAGGACATATATCTGTGGAGCTGCTCGAAGAAGATGATCGGGTTGTGCTCCATGTCAGCGATACCGGTATCGGGATTCCAGAGAGAGAGCTTCCGCATATGTTTGAACGCTTTCATAGGGTGGAGAACGCTGCAGGACGAACCCACGAAGGAAGCGGGATAGGTCTGTCGTTAGTGCAGGAACTGCTACATCTCCATCAAGGAACTATCAGTGTAGCAAGCGAAGAGGGCGTGGGCTCTGTTTTCACAGTTAGCATGCCATTTGGAAAGGAGCATTTACCGGCTGATAAGGTGCTAGATGAGCATAAGAACCTAGAGCCTTTGTCTGTAAAAGGAGCATTTTTGCAGGAAGCCATTAGTTTGTTGCCGCAAGATAGGGAGACTTCCTTGGCGAAAGACTCTTGGCACAGGGATCTGGATCTTGCGCATGATGTGTTGAGCGAAGATAAAGATGCGAAAATACTGATTGTGGATGATAATGCAGATATGCGGACTTACCTGCGACGCCTGATCGATCCTTATTTTTCGACGCTTATTGCCATAAATGGCGTCGATGCGCTAGAAAAAATTGCAATTTATAAACCTGATTTGGTGTTGAGCGATATGATGATGCCGATAATGGACGGAAAGGCACTCTTGGAGAACATCCGCAACGATATTGAAACCATAAATTTACCGGTAATATTTCTTTCCGCGCGGGCGGGTGAGGAGGCTCGTATAGATGGCTTGGAAGCTGGAGCAGATGATTACCTTGTAAAACCTTTCTCCGCGGCAGAATTGTTGACCAAAATTAGAGCGCAAATTAAGATAACAAGGGCTAGAGATCATGCCGAGAAGCAGTTAAGAAGATTGCTCCTCAATGCTCCCGTGGCGATAGCCGTATATCGGGGAGCTCGCCACATTATCGAAATTGCCAACCATCGGATGTTGAGCTATTGGGCAAGATCGTTGACAGATGTCGTGGGGCAGCCTTTGTTTGATGTGCTACCAGGGCTTGTGCCACAAGGCTTGGAGCATATCATGGATAGTGTGTATGCTACAGGTGATCCGTTTGCCCATCAAAAGATGCCTGTCGTTTTGGATAGACATGGTAGCGAAGTTACCACTTATATAAATTTGACGGTAGAAGCCTTGATAGAACCTGACGGGCGCATTAGCGGCGTTATTGCTGTTGCGGCAGATGTGACCGACCTAGCTCTTGCAAACCTCGAGGTAAAAAAAGCTTCCGATACCTTGACCTTGGCCTTGGATGCCGCTAATCTAGGAATTTGGAAAACCGATTGGGGTACCGATAATTTGATATTTTCGGATAGGGCGTGTGCTATGCACGGCGTTTCCCAGCATGAAAGCCTATCGTTTTCGAAAACATTGTACGTGATCAAGGCTGTGCATCGTGCGCGCTTTCTTAATGCGGTTTCGGAAGCCGTAGCGGCTAAAGGTACGTTTAGTGAAACCTATGAGATTGAGCCTTTTGACGGAACGAAAGCGAAATGGGTACATTCCACAGGAAAGGTGGAATTGGATAATCACGGCAACGTGGTCAGCGTGATAGGAACCTTAAGGGATGTCACGGAAGAGAAGGAGGATGACCAACGTAAAAGTGATTTTATCAGTATGGTTAGCCACGAAATGAAAACACCGTTGACGTCAATAAGTGCATTCACCCAATTGTTGCAGGTGCATGCGAAGCGACAGGCAGACAATTACGCTTTTGATAAGTTGGAAAGGGTCTATGGGCAAGCGAAAAAAATGAGCGCGCTAATCAACGGTTTTCTCGATGTCTCTCGTTTAAGAGGATCTGGCAAAATACATTTGAACGTATCGCATTACGACTTTAATGATTTGGTTCAGGAAATTTTGCGTGACATTCAGGATGTGTATGCTTCACATACCCTGCTGTTTGTTCCTGAAGGGGCAATGGAGCTATCTGGCGACCGTGATAAAATAGGATCAGTAATCAGTAATTTGGTGAGTAATGCCATCAAGTATTCGCCGGGAAAGACAGAGGTGCGGGTTGCAGCCCACTTCAGCGCAGATAGCGTTGTTTTCTCCTGCTCGGATGACGGTATGGGGATTAAAGAGGAAGAGATTTCGCGTTTGTTCGATCGGTTTTACCGCGCCGATAGTCGGCAAGTAGAACACATAGGAGGTTTTGGAATTGGCTTGTACATCTGCGCGGAAATTGTGAAGAAGCATGGCGGCGAGATTTGGGCGGAAAGCAGTCCGAACAAGGGATCTACTTTTTACGTGCGCTTACCACACGAGATACATCGCGACAGAAGCAAGAATGGTCTAGTTAACTTGGATAAGAATTAG